The following coding sequences are from one Anguilla anguilla isolate fAngAng1 chromosome 12, fAngAng1.pri, whole genome shotgun sequence window:
- the LOC118208954 gene encoding uncharacterized protein LOC118208954 gives MSVHIQGAIPCDVTRFHVSLQSAEAKCSDKALYINPRFNPKEFVVFNTFKNRKFQEQERVTDMPFILGESFELVIIVTGQGYQVNVNSRKFYMFKHRMPSTRVLALGIGGDVFVESVNIMGGGPGAIQAWPGPGYIGAGSYTQPIPGGLKAGMSLYLRGTIPSEDINSFHINLEGGGDVAVHFNPRFSGWRGVVFNTCDNGQWQAEEKVNAMPFRKGESFELVFNVTSEGYQVNVDGRELHMYKHRVPLEQVTDLVIGGDVLVQTINIIRGERIYPGPGDVSSTPLSQAIDGGLKPGTSLNFQGTVHSNINRFHINLEAGKDVAMHFKVNFQQAEMVIFNNLEKGSWGTEERVTEMPFRKGEDFLLFFSVTSEGYQVIVNGCKFCTFKHRVPVDRVTSLSVGGNVSVQSITINRDQEVIPGYPRPESEQGLIQEYPGPGDVSSTPFPKAIDGGLKPGMSLYFEGMVHSEVNGFHINLEAGKDVAMHFRVYFQQPELVVFNSLEKGSWGKEERVTEMPFRKGENFQLLFNVTSDGYQVIVNSCAFYVYKHRIPVDRVISLLISGKVSVKTISIIKAQRIIQEYPGPGDVKSTPLSKAIDGGLKPGTSLYFQGKVHSEINRFHINLEAGSDIAMHFKVNFIYTELLAFNTLLNRGWQIEEKLDQMPFRKGQDFDLLISATLKGYQVIVNGCMIHMYKHRIPLDRVTSLTVGGDVSVKSIAIIKGSTGGEVGGGSWYNWRFLPMMGKQPIYKPPIPYTRMIPGGLTPNKTIAFSGRVLPDADRIVFNFKVSSSGDIVLHFNPRLNEGSVVRNSYLRGTWGAEERDVKFNPFRQGQYFEILIRCETQKLMFFGNGKHMFDFYHRFQPFTKIDALHISGGVQLSHILM, from the exons ATGTCTGTCCACATTCAGGGAGCGATTCCCTGTGACGTCACCAG GTTCCACGTCAGCCTGCAGTCTGCGGAGGCAAAATGCAGTGACAAGGCCTTATACATCAACCCCCGGTTCAACCCAAAGGAGTTTGTGGTTTTCAACACCTTTAAGAATAGGAAATtccaggagcaggagagggtcACTGATATGCCCTTCATTCTGGGGGAGAGCTTTGAGCTGGTCATCATTGTCACCGGGCAGGGCTACCAG GTGAACGTAAACAGTCGTAAGTTCTACATGTTCAAGCATCGCATGCCGTCAACGAGAGTGCTGGCCCTGGGGATCGGTGGAGACGTGTTTGTGGAGTCCGTGAACATCATGGGG ggAGGACCCGGAGCTATACAGGCATGGCCAGGTCCAGGATACATCGGG GCTGGCTCATATACGCAGCCCATCCCTGGTGGTTTGAAGGCGGGAATGTCTCTGTACTTGCGGGGAACCATTCCCTCTGAAGATATCAACAG TTTTCACATAAacctggagggtgggggtgatgtTGCCGTTCACTTCAACCCCCGATTCAGCGGCTGGAGAGGTGTGGTGTTCAACACCTGCGACAATGGCCAATGGCAGGCGGAGGAGAAGGTCAATGCGATGCCCTTCCGTAAGGGGGAGAGCTTTGAGCTGGTCTTCAATGTCACCTCAGAGGGCTACCAG GTGAACGTTGATGGTCGTGAGCTCCACATGTACAAGCACCGCGTACCACTGGAGCAGGTGACTGACCTGGTCATTGGTGGGGATGTCCTTGTGCAGACCATCAACATCATCagg ggtgaACGGATCTATCCCGGTCCAGGAGATGTGAGC AGCACCCCACTTTCCCAGGCCATCGATGGCGGTTTGAAGCCGGGAACATCTCTGAACTTCCAAGGAACGGTTCACAGTAACATCAACAG GTTCCACATAAACCTGGAGGCGGGCAAAGATGTAGCCATGCACTTCAAGGTCAATTTCCAACAAGCTGAGATGGTGATATTCAACAATCTTGAGAAGGGCAGCTGGGGTACGGAGGAGAGGGTCACTGAGATGCCCTTCCGGAAGGGAGAGGACTTTCTGCTGTTCTTCAGTGTCACCTCAGAAGGCTACCAG GTGATCGTTAACGGTTGTAAGTTCTGCACTTTCAAGCACCGCGTGCCGGTGGACCGTGTGACCTCCCTGTCGGTCGGTGGGAACGTCTCTGTGCAATCCATCACCATCAATAGG GATCAAGAGGTCATACCAGGGTATCCACGTCCAGAATCT gaacAAGGACTCATACAGGAGTACCCCGGTCCAGGAgatgtgagc AGCACCCCATTTCCCAAGGCCATCGATGGAGGTTTGAAGCCAGGAATGTCTCTGTATTTCGAAGGAATGGTACACAGTGAGGTCAACGG GTTCCACATAAACCTGGAGGCGGGCAAAGATGTAGCCATGCACTTCAGAGTGTATTTCCAACAACCTGAGTTGGTGGTATTCAACTCCCTTGAGAAGGGCAGCTGGGGTAAGGAGGAGAGGGTCACTGAGATGCCCTTCCGGAAGGGAGAGAACTTTCAGCTGCTCTTCAATGTCACCTCAGACGGCTATCAG GTGATTGTTAACAGTTGTGCGTTCTACGTGTATAAGCACCGCATACCGGTAGATCGTGTGATCTCCCTGTTGATTAGTGGAAAAGTCTCCGTGAAGACCATCAGCATTATCAAG gCACAAAGAATCATACAGGAGTACCCAGGTCCAGGAGACGTGAAG AGCACCCCACTTTCCAAGGCCATCGATGGTGGTTTGAAGCCGGGAACGTCTCTTTACTTCCAAGGAAAGGTTCACAGTGAGATCAATAG GTTCCACATAAACCTGGAGGCTGGGAGTGATATTGCCATGCACTTCAAAGTCAATTTCATATATACTGAGCTTTTGGCATTCAACACCCTCCTGAATCGTGGATGGCAAATCGAGGAGAAGCTCGACCAGATGCCCTTTCGTAAGGGCCAGGACTTTGACCTACTCATCAGTGCCACCTTAAAGGGCTACCAG GTGATCGTTAACGGTTGTATGATCCACATGTACAAGCACCGCATACCGCTGGATCGTGTGACCTCCCTGACAGTCGGTGGAGATGTCTCTGTGAAGTCCATCGCCATCATcaag ggCAGTACAGGCGGTGAGGTAGGAGGAGGATCATGGTACAATTGGAGATTCCTGCCG atGATGGGTAAACAACCAATCTACAAACCA CCCATTCCCTACACCAGGATGATCCCAGGAGGATTGACTCCAAATAAGACCATTGCTTTCAGTGGCAGAGTGCTACCTGACGCCGACAG GATTGTTTTTAACTTCAAAGTGAGCAGCAGTGGGGACATCGTCTTGCATTTTAACCCGCGGCTGAACGAGGGGTCAGTGGTGCGGAACAGCTACCTGCGTGGGACATGGGGGGCCGAGGAGAGAGATGTCAAGTTCAACCCCTTCCGGCAGGGGCAGTACTTTGAG ATCTTGATTCGCTGTGAGACGCAGAAGCTTATGTTTTTTGGAAACGGGAAGCACATGTTCGACTTTTACCACCGGTTCCAGCCATTCACTAAGATTGACGCCCTGCATATCAGTGGGGGCGTGCAGCTGTCCCACATACTTATGTGA